One part of the Candidatus Neomarinimicrobiota bacterium genome encodes these proteins:
- a CDS encoding tetratricopeptide repeat protein, translated as MKKLQNQILILGISLLLGGLFLTNCVPHEQRSPEEIAAIQRAKRDSIRKANYNRCLFKMSNADQYKIQENWTAAIRNYKDVIELGCVEDFADPLFKDLAHCYYRNDQPDSAAWAIEEGLIYKPTDLHMLKLMAYYNRGNLDKTLEAWTRINNLYPGNTEYMFELADLYFKAGHYDEQITLLEEILEIEPDNKKAELSIIAAYEAKGVDPIELYAKNFETDKSHPQYAYQYAQRLIDSNNYVKAVTVLEEALKYNASNKNLTEMLAESYVNTGQRDKAVLVYEELAQKNPTDNELFIKISSLYREMGQYQKALQFADKAVEIPPHNGRAMAERGEVYLAIAQANTMNLNLNDKLVYHMAYEDFKEALKQGNGNVRSKINFLENNKLIITGQSDYFLATEANKVGPNEFKPVGEGYAWITRTVKVQ; from the coding sequence ATGAAAAAACTTCAGAACCAAATCCTCATTCTTGGGATATCTTTGTTGTTGGGAGGACTCTTTTTAACAAACTGTGTCCCCCATGAACAAAGATCTCCGGAAGAAATTGCAGCCATACAGCGTGCCAAGCGGGATTCCATCCGGAAAGCAAATTACAACCGTTGTCTTTTTAAAATGAGTAATGCTGATCAGTATAAAATTCAGGAAAACTGGACCGCTGCCATCCGGAATTATAAGGATGTTATTGAACTGGGATGCGTGGAAGATTTTGCAGACCCCTTATTTAAAGATCTGGCTCATTGTTACTACCGGAACGACCAGCCGGATTCGGCAGCCTGGGCGATTGAAGAGGGACTGATTTACAAACCGACCGATCTTCACATGCTGAAGCTCATGGCATATTACAACCGTGGTAATCTGGACAAGACCCTTGAAGCCTGGACACGTATTAACAACCTGTACCCGGGCAATACAGAATATATGTTTGAGCTGGCAGATCTCTATTTTAAAGCAGGTCACTATGACGAACAGATTACCCTGCTTGAAGAGATTCTTGAAATCGAACCGGATAACAAAAAAGCCGAATTATCCATTATTGCAGCTTATGAAGCCAAAGGGGTAGATCCTATTGAACTCTATGCCAAGAATTTTGAGACAGATAAATCCCATCCCCAGTATGCCTATCAGTATGCCCAGCGTTTGATTGACAGTAATAATTACGTGAAAGCTGTTACGGTCCTTGAGGAAGCTTTGAAGTACAATGCCTCAAATAAAAATTTAACCGAAATGCTGGCAGAATCATATGTGAATACAGGGCAACGGGACAAAGCAGTTCTTGTTTACGAGGAATTGGCTCAAAAAAATCCGACAGACAATGAACTGTTTATTAAAATTTCCAGTCTGTACCGGGAAATGGGACAATATCAAAAAGCCCTTCAGTTTGCAGACAAAGCTGTGGAAATCCCGCCGCATAACGGCCGGGCCATGGCGGAACGCGGGGAAGTCTACCTGGCAATTGCCCAGGCAAATACCATGAACCTGAACCTGAACGATAAACTGGTTTACCACATGGCCTATGAAGATTTCAAAGAAGCCCTGAAGCAGGGAAACGGCAATGTCCGCAGCAAAATTAATTTTCTGGAAAATAATAAATTAATAATAACCGGACAGAGTGACTATTTTCTGGCAACTGAGGCCAATAAAGTAGGGCCCAATGAATTCAAGCCTGTAGGAGAAGGTTACGCTTGGATTACACGAACCGTCAAAGTACAGTAG
- a CDS encoding thioredoxin family protein gives MKRVLRIFFPLLFITTVLFSAVPDKLVRLQKHEVHPGQEDGTAFVALHFLIEQGWHINSHDPLDNYSIPARMTLQDNPYFSLVSVQYPEAHLVNLESLGGKSSVYDGTLVIGLHLKEKQPLSNKTTLTGTLSYQGCDNEMCLIPMESTFTVSLDPEVLSRAIPVESEITVQPQANKEDAAKDSEPVQNTGKRTAETESVMTDSDFKAIGKVNPLASRNFFWVLVLVFLGGLALNLTPCVYPLIPVTISYFGSQKAKGNVLILALLYVLGMAVTYSVLGTAAALSGSLFGSLMTSPVVLILLALLMLVLSLSMFGFYEFRLPYALTRLGGGSRSGYAGSLMMGLTMGIVAAPCIGPFVISLLTYVAASGSALTGFLLFFTMSLGLGIPYIFLAMFSAKLDALPRSGEWLNGVRIFFGLVLIGMAIWFIHPLLNPPFSRILLPLYLILAGIYYAVFNQAGETSTGFRKIKLILSLIAVMTGTWMIKPDAGAQTIPDWQPYTDTVLAQADEEDRYVMIDFYSDSCIPCKELDAITFRHPGVVEVLNGFTVVKVDLTRGGENLIEAYDIKGFPTVVFLDPDGRELRDFRLLGYEKPDDFLNRLKTLINQN, from the coding sequence ATGAAAAGGGTATTGCGCATATTTTTTCCTCTCTTATTCATCACGACAGTGCTGTTTTCAGCTGTTCCGGATAAATTAGTCCGCCTGCAGAAACATGAGGTGCATCCGGGGCAGGAGGATGGGACGGCTTTTGTGGCGCTTCATTTTTTGATTGAACAAGGCTGGCATATTAACAGCCACGATCCTCTGGATAATTATTCCATCCCGGCCCGTATGACTTTGCAAGATAATCCTTATTTTTCATTAGTGAGCGTGCAGTACCCTGAAGCCCACCTGGTTAATCTTGAATCCCTGGGTGGAAAAAGCTCTGTTTATGACGGGACGCTTGTCATTGGATTGCACCTGAAAGAAAAGCAGCCTTTGTCGAACAAAACCACACTGACAGGAACCCTTTCCTACCAGGGTTGTGATAATGAAATGTGCCTTATCCCCATGGAATCTACATTTACTGTGTCACTGGACCCCGAAGTTCTGAGCAGGGCGATTCCTGTTGAATCTGAAATAACTGTTCAACCCCAGGCAAATAAAGAGGATGCTGCAAAGGATTCGGAACCTGTGCAAAACACCGGGAAACGGACTGCCGAAACTGAATCTGTTATGACAGATAGTGATTTTAAAGCAATCGGAAAAGTTAATCCCCTTGCTTCGCGGAATTTTTTCTGGGTATTGGTCCTGGTGTTTTTAGGTGGACTGGCTTTGAACCTGACGCCCTGTGTATATCCGCTGATACCGGTGACAATCAGTTATTTCGGATCTCAGAAGGCAAAAGGAAATGTTCTTATCCTGGCACTTCTCTATGTATTGGGTATGGCTGTTACCTACTCGGTTCTGGGGACTGCTGCGGCCCTTTCCGGAAGCCTGTTCGGTTCCCTGATGACCAGTCCTGTTGTCCTTATCCTGCTGGCACTGCTGATGCTGGTTCTCTCGTTGAGCATGTTTGGTTTTTATGAATTCCGGCTGCCCTATGCTTTGACCCGGCTGGGAGGCGGAAGCCGATCCGGTTATGCAGGTTCTCTGATGATGGGACTCACCATGGGTATTGTTGCTGCTCCATGTATCGGTCCTTTTGTGATTAGCCTGCTCACCTATGTGGCAGCTTCAGGCAGTGCCCTTACCGGATTCCTCCTCTTTTTTACCATGTCTCTTGGCCTGGGGATTCCCTATATCTTCCTGGCCATGTTTTCGGCAAAACTGGACGCCCTTCCCCGGTCCGGAGAATGGCTGAATGGTGTTCGCATCTTTTTTGGTCTGGTTCTGATCGGTATGGCGATCTGGTTTATTCATCCCCTGCTGAACCCGCCCTTTTCCCGGATTCTGCTGCCGTTGTACCTGATTCTGGCAGGGATTTATTATGCAGTATTTAACCAGGCAGGCGAAACATCTACCGGGTTCCGGAAAATCAAGTTGATTCTTAGCCTGATAGCTGTTATGACGGGTACATGGATGATTAAACCGGATGCAGGTGCACAAACAATTCCGGACTGGCAGCCTTACACGGATACTGTCCTGGCACAGGCCGACGAAGAGGATCGCTATGTGATGATCGATTTTTATTCGGATAGTTGTATTCCCTGTAAAGAGCTGGATGCCATTACATTCCGGCATCCAGGGGTCGTTGAGGTGTTAAATGGTTTTACCGTTGTCAAGGTCGATCTCACGCGCGGG
- the ybgF gene encoding tol-pal system protein YbgF — MKGRTVIIMSAILSALFVFGCSGPKNLTDEAAHEKIDALTKDLELVKSKVEGIETGPGTPVSRSDLETVIKEVKKLNSQIEALNIRQNSLAAELKQLKSSEMNFQQSAAFIDSVNYSILEDIQYLKNKINELKETLKSAPAPALAAAAAHPGRRTSEVFKEDYVRSLSNFQNKQYDKAIEMFSDLLRTNPDHELADNAQYWLAETYYMKGDYQRALVEFEKVFTFTQKGKYDDAQLKLGYCYLKLGQKEKAKEEFERLISHYPYSEYYQKAQEMLTQLQ; from the coding sequence ATGAAAGGCAGAACTGTTATCATCATGAGTGCCATCCTATCTGCACTCTTTGTTTTCGGCTGTTCAGGCCCGAAAAACCTGACGGATGAGGCAGCACATGAAAAGATTGATGCTCTAACCAAGGATCTCGAACTGGTCAAGAGCAAAGTAGAAGGAATTGAGACCGGTCCCGGTACGCCCGTATCCCGGAGTGATCTGGAAACAGTAATCAAAGAAGTCAAAAAACTGAATTCTCAAATTGAAGCCTTGAATATCCGCCAGAATAGTCTGGCAGCAGAGCTGAAGCAGCTTAAATCGAGTGAAATGAACTTTCAGCAGAGTGCTGCTTTCATCGACAGTGTCAATTACAGCATTCTGGAAGACATCCAATACCTGAAAAACAAAATCAATGAATTAAAAGAAACGCTGAAGTCGGCGCCTGCTCCAGCCCTTGCCGCGGCAGCGGCTCATCCGGGGCGAAGGACATCCGAAGTCTTTAAAGAAGACTATGTGAGAAGCCTCAGTAATTTTCAGAATAAACAGTACGACAAAGCCATCGAAATGTTTTCAGATCTGTTGCGGACCAATCCGGATCATGAACTGGCAGACAATGCCCAGTACTGGCTTGCGGAAACGTATTATATGAAAGGCGACTACCAACGGGCACTTGTGGAATTTGAAAAAGTATTCACCTTCACACAAAAAGGAAAATATGACGACGCCCAGTTGAAATTGGGTTACTGTTATCTGAAACTGGGACAGAAAGAAAAAGCCAAAGAGGAATTTGAACGGCTTATTTCTCATTATCCCTACAGTGAATACTACCAAAAAGCACAGGAAATGTTAACACAATTACAATAA
- a CDS encoding glycogen/starch synthase, with amino-acid sequence MTLRIYASTRKITPFTESSLTGDFLQAVSTIYNESKIDIRLYMPKYGFISDRKYILREVIRLKEIPVPYKDGEIVPSVKSAFIPETRVQVYFLVYPELFKKITRPIAESHDLSPYEQWEGCIAIFDHTAIQTLEYLYWQPDIMLCCNTESALIPYLLKKSYHDNEWYKPTKPVLLLSQDMVFKGISKEILDEYHIDTTDEDLSDPVGLLKSAIKHSHAVILLDHPEMSHLDDILSDASVDKLLKQKGEQYLKLSIENPDENTWNEMAKQVYNFLESI; translated from the coding sequence ATGACATTACGCATTTATGCCTCGACACGAAAAATAACGCCTTTCACCGAGTCTTCCCTGACCGGTGATTTCCTTCAGGCCGTATCAACCATCTACAATGAAAGCAAGATTGATATCCGCCTTTACATGCCAAAATACGGGTTTATTTCAGACAGAAAATATATCCTGCGGGAAGTGATCCGTCTCAAAGAAATTCCTGTCCCCTATAAAGACGGAGAAATTGTCCCCTCAGTGAAATCGGCGTTTATCCCCGAAACACGGGTTCAGGTTTACTTTTTGGTATACCCTGAATTATTTAAAAAAATCACTCGTCCCATCGCCGAATCACATGATTTGAGCCCGTATGAACAATGGGAAGGGTGCATTGCAATTTTTGACCATACGGCCATCCAAACACTGGAATACCTGTACTGGCAACCGGACATCATGCTCTGTTGCAATACAGAATCAGCCCTTATTCCCTATCTGCTAAAGAAGTCCTATCATGATAACGAATGGTACAAACCCACAAAACCCGTCCTTCTTTTAAGCCAGGATATGGTTTTTAAAGGCATCAGCAAAGAGATTCTTGACGAATACCACATCGATACAACGGATGAAGATTTGAGTGATCCGGTGGGATTATTGAAATCTGCCATTAAACATTCCCATGCCGTTATCCTGCTGGACCATCCTGAGATGTCGCACCTGGATGACATCCTTTCCGATGCTTCTGTTGACAAGCTGCTGAAACAAAAAGGGGAACAATATCTGAAGCTCTCCATAGAAAATCCTGATGAAAACACTTGGAATGAAATGGCGAAACAGGTATACAACTTTCTCGAAAGTATCTGA
- a CDS encoding M18 family aminopeptidase: MTAKKMKDLNLIQFMNESPTASHAVNELKKIAKQKGYREIREDERWSLEPGEGFYLIREDTGFIAGMIGKKAIEKQRWNIAAAHTDSPGFRLKPNAVHVKQGTVLLGAEVYGGPLLSSWTDRDLSLAGRILLRETSGKIITRLWRCQKPVLRIPSAAIHLNRQVNDEGLKLNKQTQLVPLFKMDDPNQVFDGPAFIRWLGREIGEDPRSIVDFQLELYDTQPALLGGPDEEFLLSGRIDNLTMCYATAQALPDTGTVPEYNALVVCFDNEETGSKTLKGGDSFFLGSILERLGLSCGMDRESFLRSLSESILFSADGVHAIHPNYAELYEPAHPVYMNRGPALKVNAQNRYATSLYTSALFREIARDAGVPVQTYVHRSDLPCGSTIGPLVSARLGLKTLDAGIGMLSMHSVREMAGIDDIHGITAILSKFLIYSG; the protein is encoded by the coding sequence ATGACAGCAAAAAAAATGAAAGATCTGAACCTTATACAGTTTATGAACGAATCTCCCACGGCTTCCCATGCTGTGAATGAACTGAAAAAAATCGCAAAACAAAAAGGGTATCGGGAAATCCGGGAAGATGAGCGCTGGTCTCTGGAGCCCGGAGAAGGCTTTTATCTGATCCGTGAGGATACAGGATTTATTGCAGGTATGATAGGTAAAAAAGCGATTGAAAAACAACGATGGAATATTGCCGCGGCCCATACCGATTCCCCCGGTTTTCGTCTGAAGCCCAATGCGGTACATGTAAAACAGGGAACTGTTCTTCTGGGCGCCGAAGTCTATGGCGGCCCTTTGCTGTCCAGCTGGACGGACCGGGATTTATCCCTGGCAGGCAGAATTCTTTTGAGGGAGACATCAGGCAAAATAATCACCCGTTTATGGCGGTGTCAAAAACCGGTACTCCGTATACCCTCGGCAGCCATTCATTTGAATCGCCAGGTAAATGATGAGGGATTGAAACTAAATAAGCAGACTCAGCTTGTACCCCTTTTCAAAATGGATGATCCGAATCAGGTATTTGACGGACCGGCATTTATCCGCTGGCTTGGGCGGGAAATCGGGGAAGATCCCCGGTCCATCGTGGATTTCCAACTTGAGTTGTATGATACCCAACCTGCCCTGCTTGGCGGTCCTGATGAAGAATTTCTGCTCTCCGGGAGGATTGACAATCTGACCATGTGCTATGCAACCGCCCAGGCTCTGCCTGATACGGGGACAGTCCCTGAATACAATGCACTTGTCGTGTGTTTCGACAACGAAGAAACCGGATCTAAAACACTTAAAGGCGGAGATTCTTTTTTTCTGGGATCCATACTGGAACGTCTGGGGCTGAGTTGCGGCATGGATCGTGAATCCTTTTTGCGAAGTCTGTCGGAATCCATTCTTTTTTCAGCCGACGGCGTGCATGCCATTCACCCCAATTATGCCGAACTGTATGAACCGGCCCATCCGGTATACATGAACCGGGGACCGGCATTAAAAGTGAATGCCCAAAACCGTTATGCCACCTCATTGTATACATCCGCCCTCTTCAGGGAAATTGCCCGGGACGCCGGTGTGCCGGTCCAAACCTATGTCCACCGGTCCGACCTCCCTTGCGGTTCAACAATCGGCCCCCTGGTCTCTGCCCGGCTTGGCTTAAAAACCCTGGATGCCGGCATCGGTATGCTTTCCATGCATTCTGTCCGTGAAATGGCCGGCATTGATGATATCCACGGCATAACGGCAATTCTGTCAAAGTTTTTGATCTATAGCGGATGA
- the rpiB gene encoding ribose 5-phosphate isomerase B, producing the protein MKEKTAEYIRSLGYTVRDMGTDSEKSVDYPDYGVKVARMVRKNNGSCGVIFCGTGIGISIAANKVPEIRAALCTSEFHAEMARRHNDANILAMGARVSSFDEVKKMVNKWFSTPFDGGRHEKRVKKIHSLTGC; encoded by the coding sequence ATGAAAGAGAAAACGGCGGAATACATAAGATCTTTGGGATATACCGTCCGGGATATGGGGACTGATTCTGAAAAATCGGTGGATTATCCCGACTATGGTGTAAAAGTTGCGCGTATGGTACGGAAAAACAATGGTTCCTGCGGGGTCATATTTTGCGGAACGGGCATCGGTATCAGCATTGCCGCGAATAAGGTCCCTGAGATCCGTGCTGCCCTTTGTACCAGTGAATTTCATGCGGAAATGGCACGAAGGCATAATGATGCCAATATACTGGCCATGGGTGCCCGGGTTTCATCATTCGATGAAGTAAAAAAAATGGTAAACAAATGGTTTTCGACCCCTTTTGACGGAGGCCGTCATGAAAAGCGGGTCAAAAAAATTCATTCACTAACGGGGTGTTGA